In Lactuca sativa cultivar Salinas chromosome 5, Lsat_Salinas_v11, whole genome shotgun sequence, the DNA window cattaaggcccTTCTACCAAATGCATGAGACACTTCTAGCCATCGGGACCTCATTTTTTTGTCTTAAAACCCTTACTAGGGTCTGGAAGGACAGTCCAAAACGTCCAACACCAATCATGCACAAAATGAGACGTTTTGGGACAAAAGAACACTATTAAGCTACCAAGATAAGATCTAAGCAAACCAAACATAAAGGTAGTAACTTTTTACCTTCTCGAGCTTCCTAGGAAGATGATGATCCAAGATCTAAAAGCTTGCTTTCCTTCCTTGACTCCTCGATGCACTTTCTTCTCCTTTTAGCACACAAATATCACACTTTAAGCTCAAAATACTCACTTATTGGGTTAGGGTTTGCTAAGAACGGCTCAAGGACTTGGAGGCTGAAAGAGTGAGCCAAAATGATCCATAATGGTGCTTAAATActcttcaaaccctaaaaattagggtttcacccggacattagtacgcctagcatactaggGTGCGCCCTAGTATGGTTAGCATACTCACATGTACACCCAACATATTACTCAAACTTCTAAAATCCCCATTTTGCCCCTAAGGATTCTTAAGGATACATCTTTATACTAAATCCTAagtaacctcttactcaagtatccatcctattaaattgtcctggtgatatgcaacccgaaatggaccatgttactctcgggtcaagtacataccaattatagtcaaCATTTTCAAGCTTGGAAGTGTGTTTTTGGTGCCTTAGAAaaaggaaggaaggaaggaagccAAGCTTATCTTGAAGGAGTGGAACACTTGGATATGGGATTTCTACATCATTTGTAACCATTCTATGATAAAAAGCTTGTAACTTTATTCCTCTAGTATATAAATCTAGTTTTGGATGTCTTTATGgaactttttggtcccaaatgcTAGATCTTGAATATGGCATGTTCTTGacctttgagttgtcctttcagaccctaagaGGGGGTCTTACGTCATAAAAATGGGTTCAAAATGGTTAGTTTTGCTTCATGcatcatttagaaggtcttaatggaataaGACCTTGTGTTATGCACTTATTGGACATGCTAGGTCATAAacttggagactttatgactctTAAGAGTATTTTAGCCATGAATATGAAGTCTAGacgtaagagcttaagccattaagttcttaatggatttTTTGACTTGCGAGGGTACCCCAGCGTACTCGGAGTACTCCTTGCGTATGAGgccaaccaccccgatggtggtcaactgCAAGGATGCGTGTACGTCCAGAATATCTCCGGAGTACCCCCGCCTACGCACCCTGGGTTGACTCGGTCGGGTTGACTCGattgggttgactcagttgacttatgaacttttaccaagtttgacctcaagggtattttaggtatttcgggattttgactgTGATTTGTCACTTGGAGGGATAGGTGTCGGttggagctgagattcggagtcggaacctcatcaactattGATTAGATcgaaaggtgagttttcctcactgtacttttgggtcgaaggcaccaaggtcggcccattggattgatatcctggtttgccgtatgttgctatgttgtagtgatatgttagatcggtatcctagtttataggatgttgctatgcacTAGTGATCTATAGATCTGTCTGTTTGCCTGTTGactgattatatgtttatctgttatgtatatgtcgacatattgtgttgggttgaggttgcaCTGCTTTGTGTTATAGCAaacaaaccctggagcattcCATATATGAGCTTAGGTTCgagtagggcatgccagactcatactgagggctcagtagctttccagatacgagctgaggaccgGTTGGTATGCCAAACTCGTATTGAGGGCTGAGCATTAGTATTCCAGTTCGATGACTGGAGTCGGCcatacataagttgtgggccccgtgggcaagccaaacttatgttgtgggctcaagaGCAAGCCAGATATGAGTTGTGGGCGCGATAGGCAAGctagactcatactgtgggcttaagggtaatccagtcttttatctgtggacccagtacatgttgttatttgtatatgttatctgttcGTGTGATGTTATTTtggggggaactcgctaagcttcgtgcttacagttttggtttatggtttcaggtacttcagtggactgtggcaaggcgaaggcgtgaccgtacacatccttggttttttTCGATTGAtcggatcttgggagactctgatttaaaataatgttttgaaaacaatggttttgtaacacttttattagtaaaagggttgttttgaaaagttttaaatttgtcgaatttttgggatgttacacttgcgATCTTTCTTGTATGCACCCATGCTTTTGCCTCTCACTTcttccaaaaatcaaaacccaAATGTTTCATCTTGTATGCACCCATCCCTTCGCCCCTTACTTCTTCCACCTTCTACAGTCGCCAACACCACACGTTCCTTCGCCATCCCTtctatatcttttttttttatataaatatactcATGTTCGTTATTAttatgaaaaaaaacaaaaaacaccaTGCATTTGTGATTCGGCCTCTTTGATTAGTTGTTAACTTCAAAAAGATTATAAGAAGAGACATGTATTTTGGAACGATTTTATACATAAACTTCAAAGCAGTGCTTACAaacttaaataattaaaatgaaaatacaaCTAACCTATGACTTATAACTTTTAGGAATGAAAGTACCGAAGAAAGTAAGAAACAATTAACTAGTGCTGCACATTGGCGGACTCAGATCGGTTTTGGGTCGGTCTCGAAACGGTCCGGTCTTTTTGAGGTCGTTCTTGGAATGCCCGGTCTTTTTCCGGACCGGTCCTCGTCGGTCTTTTTCGGTCTGATCTTTTTTTGAACCGGTCTTCCTTTGGACCGGTCTTTTTTCGATCCGGTCTCGATGTCTTTCTGTGCGTCTTTTTCGGTTCAATTTATGGTTTTTTTATTCGGTTTCGGTATTTATCAattcttttgtttttgtttcgATTTTTTTCCATTAACAAATATGTGATTAACACCAAAATGGTAAATTAAGATTTATTAAAAATGATAATTTAACTTTAATAAAAGAAACATATGAAATAAGTTAGATAATTTGTGATTAAAATTTgtataattaacaaaaaaataatatatttataaagttTGGTCACCAGTCTTTTTCCCAAAACATAATCACTAGGTTTCGAACCGGTTTCGGAATGGTCCGGTCTTTTTCGGATCGGTCCGGGACGGTCTTGAGCCGGTCTTTTTTCTATCCGGTCTATTTTAGGACCGGTGTTTTCTCAATCCGGTCTTGTTTTAGACCGGTTTAGTCTCGGTCTTTTTTAGGTCCAATCCGAAACCAGTTTTTTTGTGTAGGTCTACACGTCCCTTACCGAAGCTTCTAGGCTTTTTTGAAGTCCATCTCACTTTGACTTGGGTTTCTTTAATCCCTTAACATTGCATGTGGGCCGTGGGCGTGTCTCTCTTTTGGGCCTGACTATGTGTTGGGCTTGAGGGGGCTGATGGTCCTTATTAGTTTGAGAAACAAAAATGAACATAACATCCACTATTACCAAACGCTGCAAAccataaaaatgtcattttacgtgagtttaaaaaataaaaaataaaacatgaaTTAATGACTAACTATGTATGAAAACTGAAACACATGGATCATTCGTGTCAAAATAAAATAGTAAAGGACCGAACATATAATATAGAACTTTTGGTATATTTGCATGGAGCCATGGACGAATCataaactttttaattttttgtctAAAAACAATACTGAATGTTACATTTTAATTCTCTCCCACTTTTTCATTTAGATCGTATTGTATTGTGATCGTTGGTGTTCTTCAATCGAATCTTAACCTTTGGCTCATACATCCGCATCTTCTTCTTGATTAATTATCTAATCAATCCTATATTGTTCGTCACAATGAAAATCCTGCAGATTGAGTTTGAAAAGTGATTCCCTTCTCGAAAAAGTAAAAAACGCTATCATGGAAACCAAAACTTGTGAAGAATGCGTTGATGATTGTACGCTATTTTGGATTTAAGTTACCTACTACAAAACGCCTCTTCTCAATCATGTCTGAGCCATGGATACTCTCTGCAAAGTTACTGTTTGGGATAATATTAATGCATACATGTCTCAAGGGCGTTGAATCCAGGCCAACCGCCGATGAGGTGGTGGAATTACCAGGCCAACCGCCGGTTACATTCAAACAATTTGCAGGCTACATCTCCCTTGATGACGCCAAACCGAGATCTCTGTTTTACTATTTTGTTGAAGCTGAATCCGACTCATCTTCCAAACCGCTTGTGCTTTGGTTGAATGGAGGTAGTTCTCGCTATATTTCTTCACTCCAAACCTATTGGAATTCATGCATAACGACTGAAGCATTTGGTTTTGATTTTTTACAGGACCTGGTTGTTCGTCTGTGGGAGAAGGGGCTTttgttgagcatggtccttttaaaCCAAGTGGcgatgttttggttaaaaatgAGTGTAGCTGGAATAAAGGTATACACAGAAACTGCATTGGAAATTCTGCCATAACTGATTATTCAATGTTGAGTGTATTAATTGCAGAATTAAATTTTCAATAGTGGCCGAGTTTTGCCCTAAATCATGATTTCAGTGATATGATTGGCACTTATCTGACAAGGTTTTTGTGTTCTATGAACGTTCATGGATGTCTTTGATGAATGCTCTTATTGATTATACATATTTTGAGGAAATAATTTTGGGAATTCCTTGTTGTTTTGGCAGAGGCAAATATGTTGTACTTGGATACACCAGCAGGAGTGGGATTCTCTTATTCTGATGAAAAGTCCTTTTATCAATCAGTGAATGATGCCATTACAGGTTCCTTACTTCTTATCAAGGGTGTTCTTCACGATCACTATATGATTCTATGTAACTTATAATCCTTTGGTTTTGAGTTAGTATCAAAAGGTTTAATATCATGATTGCTTTTGTTACACAATAAATGTTGTATATGAGCATGAACAAACTGTTTCCAATTATTGTTCATCATTTCAGCTGGCGACAATCTTGCTTTTCTTGAGAAATGGTTTGAAAATTTTCCAGAATACAAGAATAGAGACTTTTATATCACAGGCGAAAGTTATGCAGGTAATATATGTAAGAACATCAAAGAGCTTTTGAtataaacttagtatgctaactTTCATAGTTGATTACAGGACACTATATTCCTACACTCGCAAATCTCATAGTTCAATCAAAATCCAAGATCAATTTCAAGGGAATTGCAGTGAGTAATTAATTCAGTCCATGTTTTATTTTTCATatcaagttttttcttaatgaAATTAGCATTTGTTGTGTAGATCGGTAATCCACTACTGAATATTGATACGGATTTTAATTTAAAGGGGGAGTATCTTTGGTCTCATGGTTTGATATCAGATGATACATACGAATTACTCAATAAAGAGTGCAACTACTCAACCATAAGAAGACAAACCGAATCCAATACTCTCAACCCTAAATGCACTCTTGTTGCAAATCAAGCTACAAGGGAGATTGGTCAATCCATTAACGCTTATGACATCACTCTCAACATTTGTTTGTCAAATGTTTTCTCACAATCACAAGTTCTCGATAACACTGtgagctaaccaacttcccatttatATCAATCTGTACTTGTGTTTCtggaaaagacgaaaatgcccctaAGGATTGTTTTTATTTGACAGCAAGGTACGGAAACGAAGGTGGATGTTTGTGTGGAGGATGAAACAACGGAGTACTTGAACCGGAAAGATGTGCAAACCGCTTTACATGCTCGGCTCGTGGATGGTAACCCGTGGGCCGCATGTACCGAGTAATAAACGGTTTTAATTAAGATCCTGGTTTAGTTTATAAAATTTCAGGttaattatataatataatataaataacaATCTGGTTATTTTTGTTTACAACAGCAATTTGAATTATGATATGAGCGATTTGGATGTACCAATGGCTCCTTTGTTGGCTTCACTTATCAAGTCTGGCATTAGGGTTTTTATTTACAGGTGAGTACGCAAGAAAcaacaatgtattttcattgATTTGTCTTTTATTGCATCCTGCTTTTGGTTCTTTCAGTGGCGATCAAGATTCGGTCCTACCTTTAACTGGGACACGAGTTGTGATCAATGGCATGGCTAAGGAATTAGGGTTGAAGACAACTATTCCGTACAGGTCTTGGTTCAATGGCAACCAGGTTAgttcacttattattattatttttttttttacttaatggaTCGAAGGGGAATATGAGTGGTTGAATGGGTAATCATGTAGGTTGGGGGATGGACACAAGTATATGGTGATTTTTTATCTTATGCAACCATTAGAGGAGCAGCACATGAAGCTCCATTTTCTCAACCGGAGCGATCACTTGCCTTATTCAAAGCGTTTTTGGATGGAAAACCTTTGCCACAGGCAGATGAAATGAGTGAAAAGGATGATCCTACACATGCGGTATTCCGTGTTGAATTACGCTAATGAAAACCACTTTCATGTGTCTCTTGGCCATTTTGATTATAATGAataaattaagttttaattggtttgtttTAATGAGCCTCAATGGAAGTTTGTTGCAGCAATTCATAACCTTTCGTTCTTTTTGGATTTGAGCTGACATGAACATGGTTTTTAAGATCTCGATCTTGATCTTAATAAGTTAAACCACACCATTTGGTTGAAACACACGAAACTAAGAGATATTGATCAAACTAGCTAGGACCAATTCTGAAGCAATATTGTATTGGGCCATAGAATCATGACTATGAACCTAAGATCTTATCGTGATCTAACCTCGCATCTTTAGTTTTTATTCGATAACCAAGTTTTTAGTATTCTAAATCCTAGGAAATTCTTCAACCTGCTAAAAACTCCCATGTAGAACACGTTGTCCATTCAACTTGAAATCGAGCCTCAAAAATGTGTCTGTGTAGCTCGCAATTGAGCATTGCAAAACGAAAGAAGCCTTGTAAAGCTTTACAAATCCATCCAGTCACCTTGAACTAAGCACAAAATCGTGTGTCCCTCGAGTGCCTTTATAATGGTCACAATCATCTTGTTTCTTATTCCACTTAAGTTGTTTTTCCCCAATTGTTTTAGTTTGCATCTACAAGAATAATGGTTAATtcttaataattataagttgattCTACTATCGTTGTCTTAACCAACATCAAGTTATAACGGGGTATTGGGCACACGCTAGACCATGCAAACAAATGTAGGGAGTAGTTCAATTTTTGTGGGGTGAGCAAAGTCGAAATTGAAAACCCAAAAACCAACAAAAACGGATAAAACCGAAACCGAGAAATTGAAACCGAATGCAAACCGTCCGGTTTAGGTTTAGAATTTTAAAAACTGATTTTTTTGGTTGAGATTGGGTTTGCTCTATCAAAACCGTCCCGTTGAAATTGACCCAACCCAACGGTTTTGAAACCGTTTtgaacccaacccaacccaactatttctatgtactctgattttcatgttTTGGTTATAAGTTTCAAAACTTGATAGTTTTAATATTTCTTTGAACTATGTAATTGACTTTGGTATTTTTGGTTGTTTTAAATGGCTTGAAAAAAATTGAATTGATTTGTTAACTTATTTACATTTTTTGAAAACTAGGTTTAAACCCAAAACTGTGAACCCATAAACCGAGAAACCAAACCCGGTTTCTAAAACCCAAAAACCGAAATATGCGGGTTTGGTTCGGTTTTACCCCAAAACCAATCCAACCCAACCCATGCTCTCCCATGATTTTTTTGTAGGATTTTTTTATTTCAATATGATCTAACAGTCACAATCTTATTTAGAAAAACGATCATGTATGCAATATCTCAATCTTTATAATCTTCCTTATAAACACTAATTTTGTAGGAGTTTAGAAAAATATATTTCATATTAGTTTTTGTATTCCCAAAACTACTATTTATCTACCTCTTCTAATAAACAAAACTTTTATGTCACATGTCTCATTTCTAAGTAGGTTAATTGACAAGTGGcaattttaaagaaattcctaatttttaatttttttttggtatttccTCTTTTTCTGAAAAGTCTTTATAAGGAATTCAAAATTCAAGtttccatttttttttgtaattgtaaaaatcttcatttaaaattttaaaaaacatcaTATCCTAATAACATaaatattggaaaaattaagaagtatttataataaattttcagtttttcctATTTTTTGGTAACCCATAGACCATCTTTGATTAAAAAATTGGTATACCTCCTGTAATCCACTTtcatgttttttatttaaaatttgaatttagtcCCTATACTTTGTTAATCTACCAGCATAAGTCTGTGTAACTTTTTTTTTCCAATAACTTTTTACCTATgtgattatttttttttatctttaaataattatcaaattaaaattatattagtTTACCTTCAATCACAAATAcgtttacaacttttttttaacaCAATAAATTATTATTGTTAAATTTTAGTTTACAAAATTAATGTTTCAACATTAacgtttaatttttaaaaatatttatacatACAAAATGCTTAGTAATAATATACAATAACAATGACTTTATCATATATTTATCTATACACTTTTATATAgtacatatttttttataaattgtttTTAACACCTTTGGACGTCAAAATTCCATTCAAATTGAAAATAAGACAATTTTTGTTGGTGTTTGTTTTGATATGACCATAAATAAAAGTTAATGTCAATCGATATCAAATGTTGATTTTTTTACAAGAACCAGTTTCTCTCACGGTCAGTTGTATGCTATTTTATCCAAAAAATGAGCATATGATGACTGAAGTTATTGATTTTAGATAAAAATTGTAATTTAACCAATAAAAAGTCAAATGATATATACCAAGAAGTGTTTCAAAATGTAATTTAAAAgattttcttttttacttatcAAATTCATCTGGTTTTACTTACAATATGAAATACATTGCTTTTTACTATGTTGACATTTAATCTTATTTTTGTCTATATAATAAAAACTTTGACCATACCTATAGTGGTTTCCATGAGTTATAACCTAGTTAttaataaatacttattta includes these proteins:
- the LOC111889455 gene encoding serine carboxypeptidase-like 45, whose product is MIVRYFGFKLPTTKRLFSIMSEPWILSAKLLFGIILMHTCLKGVESRPTADEVVELPGQPPVTFKQFAGYISLDDAKPRSLFYYFVEAESDSSSKPLVLWLNGGPGCSSVGEGAFVEHGPFKPSGDVLVKNECSWNKEANMLYLDTPAGVGFSYSDEKSFYQSVNDAITAGDNLAFLEKWFENFPEYKNRDFYITGESYAGHYIPTLANLIVQSKSKINFKGIAIGNPLLNIDTDFNLKGEYLWSHGLISDDTYELLNKECNYSTIRRQTESNTLNPKCTLVANQATREIGQSINAYDITLNICLSNVFSQSQVLDNTQGTETKVDVCVEDETTEYLNRKDVQTALHARLVDGNPWAACTDNLNYDMSDLDVPMAPLLASLIKSGIRVFIYSGDQDSVLPLTGTRVVINGMAKELGLKTTIPYRSWFNGNQVGGWTQVYGDFLSYATIRGAAHEAPFSQPERSLALFKAFLDGKPLPQADEMSEKDDPTHAVFRVELR